AGATGCCGCTCATGATAGCGACTCTGATAATTGTTGTATCGGAAGTCACGATCATCCTGCCCGGTTTCCCAATAGCGCGCGGCAGTCACACCATGGATCAGGCTGCGGTAATGCAGCACCGGGAGGTCAAAGCCTGAACCATTCCAACTCACCAGTTGTGGCGTGTAATAGTCGATCGTCTTGAAAAACTGCTGGATGAGCACTTGCTCCGGATCATCGGCCTCGCCCAGACAACGCACCTGAAAGCCCTTGTCGTTACGAAACACGCAACCAACTACTGCAATCTGGTGCAGGTGCAGTGGCAGAAAAGTGTTGCCGGTCTCTTCTTTTCTCTCGGCGAGCGCTCGCTCTATCACTTCCGTGTCGTCAAGATCATCCCAGCCGTTTAGCGCGCGCAGCCCATTGGCATCCGGAATGGTCTCGAGATCAAATACGAGTACTGGGGTCATGCCATACGACTCCGTCAGCTACCGGTCGCCGGCAGATAACTGAGCGGATTGACGGGCGTGCCGTTGCGCCGCACCTCGAAATGCAGGCGAGGCGACGTGGTGTCACTCTGGCCGAGCGTGGCGATTTCCGCCCCCTTGGTCACGGAATCATTCTGCTTGGCAATCAGACGCTCATTATGCGCGTAAGCGGTGATGAACCCGTTGCCGTGATCAATGATGACCAGATTACCCAGACCGCGCACACCGTTACCAGCGTAGACCACTTTGCCCGACGCTGCCGCCACGACAGGCTCTCCGACTGTACCGGCAATGTCGATACCCTTGGTCTCCGGGGTAAAGCGTTGAATGATGTCCCCTTTTGCCGGCCATATCAGATTCAGCTTGCCTGCATCTGCTGCACGTGACACGGTCTGAGAAGCCGGTTCAGCTGCAGGACTCATCGAATCGAAACTCGCCATGGAAGCGCCTTCACCGAGACGCAATCGCTGACCAACCCGAATCAGGCTTGGATTCGAAATTCCGTTCAAAGTACTCAGTTGGTCCACACTCACGCCGGTCTGGCGCGAGATTGAATGCAGGGTATCGCCGGGCCTGACCGTGTAGGTTCCAC
This sequence is a window from Orrella marina. Protein-coding genes within it:
- a CDS encoding 3'-5' exonuclease; translated protein: MTPVLVFDLETIPDANGLRALNGWDDLDDTEVIERALAERKEETGNTFLPLHLHQIAVVGCVFRNDKGFQVRCLGEADDPEQVLIQQFFKTIDYYTPQLVSWNGSGFDLPVLHYRSLIHGVTAARYWETGQDDRDFRYNNYQSRYHERHLDLMDVLAKYTGRANAPLDQLAKLCGFPGKLGMDGSQVWQAWRDGKADEVRAYCETDVVNTWLMLCRFRLMRGELSRDAYEQEIELVRAHLESVDVPHWKEYLQAWSKG
- a CDS encoding peptidoglycan DD-metalloendopeptidase family protein; translation: MSEVRALTFTSQLASRVGQVSQQWGSGLTRFGRIAGVVAMLTLAGCAGTGPFSPVTDLNESGGGTYTVRPGDTLHSISRQTGVSVDQLSTLNGISNPSLIRVGQRLRLGEGASMASFDSMSPAAEPASQTVSRAADAGKLNLIWPAKGDIIQRFTPETKGIDIAGTVGEPVVAAASGKVVYAGNGVRGLGNLVIIDHGNGFITAYAHNERLIAKQNDSVTKGAEIATLGQSDTTSPRLHFEVRRNGTPVNPLSYLPATGS